Proteins from a genomic interval of Daphnia pulex isolate KAP4 chromosome 4, ASM2113471v1:
- the LOC124192704 gene encoding uncharacterized protein LOC124192704 isoform X1 produces the protein MKSLTMLLLLYVRMANLGYSIFCIMKTLWKDLPANEKTRYKVKATQISYYAYFETLTPEEQKDELFSFEGISLQIFCNSLWIVKPTSATLASPERSSDPQSDISRLWMELSEEEKTEYNEEATQANYSYKMKYAAFLDTLTPEQKEFELFKLYRMASKRLKMARH, from the exons ATGAAATCATTAACtatgttattgttatt atATGTTAGAATGGCAAACCTTGGCTACAGTATTTTTTGCATAATGAAAACACTCTGGAAGGATCTACCTGCTAACGAAAAGACTCGTTACAAAGTCAAAGCTACCCAA ATCAGTTACTATGCCTATTTTGAAACGCTGACTCCTGAAGAGCAAAAAGACGAACTGTTCAGTTTTGAAGGGATTTCACTTCAAATCTTTTGCAACTCATTATGGATTGTCAAGCCCACTTCCGCAACTTTAGCATCCCCAGAGCGTTCAAGTGATCCGCAATCCGATATATCAAGACTCTGGATGGAATTAAGTGAGGAAGAGAAGACTGAATACAACGAAGAAGCTACACAA GCGAATTACTCTTACAAAATGAAGTATGCTGCTTTTCTTGACACTCTGACTCctgaacaaaaagaatttgaactCTTTAAGCTGTATCGAATGGCTTCAAAAAGGCTGAAGATGGCCAG aCATTGA
- the LOC124192704 gene encoding uncharacterized protein LOC124192704 isoform X2 encodes MANLGYSIFCIMKTLWKDLPANEKTRYKVKATQISYYAYFETLTPEEQKDELFSFEGISLQIFCNSLWIVKPTSATLASPERSSDPQSDISRLWMELSEEEKTEYNEEATQANYSYKMKYAAFLDTLTPEQKEFELFKLYRMASKRLKMARH; translated from the exons ATGGCAAACCTTGGCTACAGTATTTTTTGCATAATGAAAACACTCTGGAAGGATCTACCTGCTAACGAAAAGACTCGTTACAAAGTCAAAGCTACCCAA ATCAGTTACTATGCCTATTTTGAAACGCTGACTCCTGAAGAGCAAAAAGACGAACTGTTCAGTTTTGAAGGGATTTCACTTCAAATCTTTTGCAACTCATTATGGATTGTCAAGCCCACTTCCGCAACTTTAGCATCCCCAGAGCGTTCAAGTGATCCGCAATCCGATATATCAAGACTCTGGATGGAATTAAGTGAGGAAGAGAAGACTGAATACAACGAAGAAGCTACACAA GCGAATTACTCTTACAAAATGAAGTATGCTGCTTTTCTTGACACTCTGACTCctgaacaaaaagaatttgaactCTTTAAGCTGTATCGAATGGCTTCAAAAAGGCTGAAGATGGCCAG aCATTGA
- the LOC124192706 gene encoding uncharacterized protein LOC124192706 produces the protein MTTYTAYPTTPRLLTATPRLPLISPPRRSNAIPKRQSTTLPRSTQPQLRRISITEAALLCYVEQNYYTDAPVYYTTTYATPTYNTAAPKYYTEEAAYYTTTYAASFTTSTKLSIALLETTTKLRFIFIAISTTMSPLLRPIHRSS, from the exons ATGACTACGTATACTGcctatcctactacaccgaggcttctta ctgctacaccgaggctcccgctgatttctCCACCAAGGCGGTCGAATGCTataccgaagcggcaaagtactactctgccccgatctacacaaccacaactgaggcggatAAGTATTACGGAGGCTGCTCTTttgtgctacgttgaacagaattactacactgatgctccagtctactacaccacgacttACGCTACACCTACctacaacaccgcagcccccaagtactacaccgaagaagccgcctattacacaactacgtacgctgcctcgTTTACTACGTCGACGAAATTAAGTATTGCCCTGCTCGAAACTACTACCAAACTTAGGttcatatttattgcaatttccACGACTATGTCACCACTGCTCCGACCTATACACCGAAGTTCTTAA